In one window of Phycisphaerales bacterium DNA:
- a CDS encoding type II secretion system protein: MRHARSNLVRRAFTLVEVTMTVLILGIISASVVPIVFTAGDAYVQAANVRRTAEKAAYAMERVVRTLRDSPEGAVRGTLDLSIASPSQVRFGSGKGIELTGTTLYERATDGTLSPLCDQVSSFVVEYLASDGVTSTSATPSTTQRYNITIVCNGFELRSSAFARVRVVDP, from the coding sequence ATGAGGCACGCTCGTTCCAACCTGGTGCGGCGGGCCTTCACGCTGGTAGAGGTCACGATGACGGTGCTGATCCTGGGGATCATCAGCGCCAGCGTGGTGCCGATCGTGTTCACCGCGGGCGATGCCTACGTGCAGGCCGCGAATGTGCGGCGCACGGCGGAGAAGGCTGCGTACGCGATGGAGCGTGTGGTGCGGACGTTGCGGGACTCTCCCGAGGGTGCTGTTCGCGGCACACTGGACCTGAGCATCGCGTCGCCCTCGCAGGTGCGGTTCGGGTCGGGCAAGGGCATCGAGCTCACAGGGACCACGCTGTACGAGCGGGCGACGGACGGGACGCTCTCGCCACTGTGCGACCAGGTGAGCAGCTTCGTGGTGGAGTACCTGGCCAGCGACGGCGTCACCAGCACGAGCGCGACGCCGAGCACGACCCAGCGGTACAACATCACGATTGTTTGCAACGGGTTCGAGCTGCGGTCTTCCGCGTTCGCCAGAGTGAGGGTGGTGGACCCATGA
- a CDS encoding sigma-70 family RNA polymerase sigma factor, which produces MLTPMTTGFIGRLRANDQAAWFELWETFGPVVRAQLTKWGKGRIGSETVRDLSQETLAALSESIDRYDPARGARFSTWLLAIAKHVLGDELDRRLAQKRGGNRKATELDESWMAACAGQSVDEQYEAAVFRSKVEAAIRLVEKEADFTDFSIYSMRVLENKPGKEVAASLGISEPTVSRRLARVRDMLRQRLGEVIAIYSFTREEMDEAARNGLVLSPKNDPAPSDDVLFDEAISEIYHRQMELRRQDQAQRLA; this is translated from the coding sequence ATGCTCACCCCCATGACCACAGGCTTTATCGGGCGCTTGCGGGCCAATGACCAGGCCGCGTGGTTTGAGCTTTGGGAGACGTTCGGGCCGGTAGTCCGCGCCCAACTGACCAAGTGGGGGAAAGGGCGGATCGGTTCTGAAACCGTCCGCGACCTTTCCCAAGAAACACTTGCGGCCCTCAGCGAGTCCATCGACCGCTACGACCCTGCGCGCGGGGCGAGGTTCTCGACCTGGCTCCTGGCGATCGCTAAGCACGTCCTGGGGGACGAGCTCGACCGTCGTCTCGCCCAGAAGCGCGGCGGCAACAGGAAGGCAACCGAGCTCGACGAGAGCTGGATGGCCGCGTGCGCCGGGCAGTCGGTGGATGAGCAGTACGAGGCCGCGGTGTTCCGCAGCAAAGTGGAGGCGGCGATCCGGCTGGTGGAGAAGGAAGCCGACTTCACCGACTTCTCCATCTACTCCATGCGGGTGTTGGAGAACAAACCCGGCAAGGAGGTCGCGGCGTCGCTGGGCATCAGCGAGCCCACCGTCAGCCGCCGGCTGGCCCGCGTGCGCGACATGCTCCGGCAGCGGCTGGGCGAGGTGATCGCGATTTACAGCTTCACCCGCGAGGAGATGGACGAGGCGGCGCGAAACGGCCTTGTCCTGTCCCCCAAGAACGATCCTGCCCCCTCCGACGATGTCCTCTTCGACGAGGCCATTTCGGAGATCTACCACCGCCAGATGGAGCTGCGCCGGCAGGACCAGGCCCAGCGCCTGGCGTAG
- the hydA gene encoding dihydropyrimidinase — translation MALLIRNGRIITATDDYTADIYCEADTITRIERSIDPRSTPGAEVIDAAGKYVFPGFIDPHVHVYLPFMGTYAKDTWETAGRAAIVGGTTTLIEMICPGKADEPMVAFETWLSKVQGVAPCDYTFHMGVTRYDDLAEKQLREIVRRGVTSFKVFLAYKGALGVDDRELYHTLKLASELGVVVTAHCENETIVAERQAELLAEGHTAPHFHEPSRPVRVEAEGVHHLMTFAELTGARVYVVHTSCVEAVEEAQRAVARGVRANIEVVLPHLVLDRSYTMRDGFEGAKYVMSPPLRDQSQLSPMWGHLRSRTISTVATDHAPFDFETQKTMGRDAFTKIPNGIPSVEDRVNLLYTHGVCTGRIDLHTFVEAASTQAARLFNLEGKGTIAVGADADLVVYDPGYRGTISAKTHHMATDYSAFEGWEIKGRPSVVTVRGSVMARDGKFVGRLGHGRMVPRHTDEA, via the coding sequence ATGGCCCTGCTGATCAGGAACGGGCGCATCATCACCGCCACCGACGACTACACGGCGGACATCTACTGCGAGGCCGACACCATCACCCGCATTGAGCGGTCGATCGACCCGAGGTCGACCCCGGGGGCCGAGGTCATCGACGCCGCGGGCAAGTACGTCTTCCCTGGGTTCATCGACCCGCACGTGCACGTGTACCTGCCCTTCATGGGCACGTACGCAAAGGACACGTGGGAGACCGCCGGGCGCGCGGCCATCGTCGGCGGCACCACCACGCTGATCGAGATGATCTGCCCAGGCAAGGCCGACGAGCCCATGGTTGCGTTCGAGACGTGGCTGAGCAAGGTCCAGGGCGTCGCGCCCTGCGACTACACCTTCCATATGGGCGTCACCCGCTACGACGACCTTGCTGAGAAGCAGCTGCGCGAGATCGTCCGCCGCGGCGTGACCTCGTTTAAGGTGTTCCTCGCGTACAAGGGCGCCCTCGGGGTCGATGACCGCGAGCTGTACCACACCCTCAAGCTCGCCAGCGAGCTAGGCGTCGTCGTCACCGCACACTGCGAGAACGAGACCATCGTGGCCGAGCGGCAGGCCGAGCTGCTCGCCGAGGGCCACACGGCCCCCCACTTCCACGAGCCCTCGCGCCCGGTGCGCGTGGAGGCCGAGGGCGTGCACCACCTGATGACCTTCGCCGAGCTGACGGGCGCGCGCGTGTACGTCGTGCACACCTCCTGCGTCGAGGCTGTCGAGGAGGCCCAGCGCGCCGTCGCCCGCGGCGTCCGCGCCAACATCGAGGTCGTTCTGCCGCACCTGGTGCTCGACCGCTCGTACACCATGCGCGACGGCTTCGAGGGGGCGAAGTACGTCATGTCACCACCCCTGCGCGATCAGTCCCAGCTCTCGCCCATGTGGGGTCACCTTCGTTCCCGGACCATTTCGACGGTCGCCACCGACCACGCGCCCTTCGACTTCGAGACCCAGAAGACGATGGGACGGGACGCGTTCACGAAGATTCCCAACGGCATCCCCTCGGTTGAGGACCGCGTGAACCTGCTCTACACGCACGGCGTGTGCACCGGCCGTATCGACCTGCACACGTTTGTTGAAGCCGCCAGCACCCAGGCGGCCCGCCTGTTCAATCTGGAGGGCAAGGGCACAATCGCAGTGGGAGCGGATGCGGACCTGGTCGTCTACGACCCCGGCTACCGCGGCACGATCTCTGCCAAGACCCACCACATGGCGACCGACTACAGCGCGTTCGAAGGGTGGGAGATCAAGGGCCGCCCCAGCGTCGTAACGGTCCGCGGATCGGTCATGGCCCGCGACGGCAAGTTCGTCGGCCGCCTGGGGCACGGGCGGATGGTGCCGCGCCACACCGACGAGGCTTAG